One uncultured Pseudodesulfovibrio sp. genomic window carries:
- a CDS encoding ABC transporter ATP-binding protein, producing the protein MDNAMFSVQDLGYAYGDTPVLRGLDLEFAPGMVHGVIGPNGSGKSTLLGLLAGLLKPVSGAVRLNGDEVSNLPPARLAGLCALVSQDQPLRFPFTVAETVLMGRHPHIPRFSRPEPHDMERVEQALAAMDLTSLRHRAVADLSGGERQRTAVARGLAQETPALLLDEPTSAMDIRHAMATMEELTSLAEAGRTVVAVLHDLNLAARYCDNLVMLDKGTVHAYGNVSRTLTPDNIHAVFGVRAAVLETEYGPHIAYIQGN; encoded by the coding sequence GTGGATAACGCCATGTTCTCCGTTCAGGACCTCGGCTACGCCTACGGCGATACGCCGGTGCTTCGCGGGCTGGACCTGGAGTTCGCGCCGGGAATGGTCCACGGCGTGATCGGCCCCAACGGCAGCGGCAAGTCCACTCTGCTCGGCCTGCTGGCCGGGTTGCTCAAGCCTGTTTCCGGCGCTGTGCGTCTCAACGGCGACGAGGTCTCCAACCTCCCCCCGGCCCGGCTTGCCGGTCTCTGTGCCCTGGTTTCCCAGGACCAGCCCCTGCGCTTTCCCTTTACCGTGGCCGAGACCGTGCTCATGGGCCGCCACCCGCACATCCCCCGTTTCAGCCGCCCCGAGCCCCACGACATGGAGCGCGTGGAACAGGCCCTGGCCGCCATGGACCTGACGTCCCTGCGACACCGCGCCGTGGCCGACCTGTCCGGCGGTGAGCGCCAGCGGACCGCCGTGGCCCGTGGCCTGGCGCAGGAAACCCCGGCCCTGCTGCTGGACGAACCCACTTCGGCCATGGACATCCGGCACGCCATGGCGACCATGGAAGAGCTGACCAGTCTGGCCGAAGCGGGCCGTACCGTGGTGGCCGTGCTCCACGATCTGAACCTGGCCGCCCGGTACTGCGACAACCTGGTCATGCTGGACAAAGGGACCGTTCACGCCTATGGCAACGTGTCCCGCACGCTTACTCCCGACAACATTCACGCGGTCTTCGGCGTGCGCGCCGCTGTTCTGGAAACCGAATACGGACCGCACATCGCCTATATTCAAGGAAATTGA
- a CDS encoding iron ABC transporter permease has protein sequence MTTAVSRTPLRNGLTVALLAAVLAGLALAACAMGVISLPAGDVLRGLANGLRGAADTMNATTAGILFDVRLPRILTCSAVGFGLAVAGAVFQGLLLNPLADPFTLGVSSGAAFGAALALLLGLSFFGPSTLLVLAFAGAALTLFAVISLAGRDGELSPASLILSGVIVSAILSAGISFIKYLADERVSVIVFWLMGSFVGRTLSDAALAGAASMAAFAICLYYGRDLNIMSLGTRSARSLGVDTGRVRLILLVTASLVSAVCVSVSGIIGFVGLIVPHLMRMVVGPDNRWLLPASGLGGAILLLLADTVTRALLPHEVPIGVLTALIGGPVFCWIFSRSRRLARG, from the coding sequence ATGACGACCGCTGTCTCCCGCACCCCTTTACGCAATGGCCTGACCGTGGCCCTGCTTGCCGCCGTGCTCGCCGGGCTGGCCCTGGCCGCCTGCGCCATGGGGGTGATCTCCCTCCCGGCAGGCGACGTCCTGCGCGGACTGGCAAACGGGCTGCGGGGGGCGGCGGATACCATGAACGCGACCACGGCGGGCATTCTCTTCGATGTTCGCCTGCCGCGCATCCTGACCTGCTCGGCCGTGGGCTTCGGCCTGGCCGTGGCGGGGGCGGTCTTTCAGGGGCTGCTGCTCAACCCTCTGGCCGATCCGTTCACCCTGGGCGTGTCCTCGGGCGCGGCCTTTGGCGCGGCCCTCGCCCTGCTCCTTGGGCTTTCCTTTTTCGGTCCGTCCACCCTGCTCGTCCTGGCCTTTGCGGGCGCGGCCCTGACCCTGTTTGCCGTCATCTCCCTGGCGGGCAGGGACGGCGAGCTGTCCCCGGCCTCGCTCATCCTGTCCGGGGTCATTGTCTCGGCCATCCTCTCGGCGGGCATCAGCTTCATCAAGTACCTTGCCGACGAGCGCGTCTCCGTCATCGTCTTCTGGCTCATGGGCAGTTTCGTGGGCCGGACCCTGAGCGATGCGGCTTTGGCCGGGGCGGCCTCCATGGCGGCCTTCGCGATCTGCCTCTATTACGGACGCGACCTGAACATCATGAGCCTGGGCACCCGTTCGGCCCGCAGCCTTGGCGTGGATACAGGCCGGGTCCGGCTTATCCTGCTCGTGACCGCCTCACTGGTCAGCGCGGTCTGCGTGTCCGTGAGCGGAATCATCGGCTTTGTCGGGCTCATTGTGCCGCATCTGATGCGCATGGTCGTGGGGCCGGACAACCGCTGGCTGCTGCCCGCCTCGGGCCTCGGTGGAGCCATCCTGCTCCTGCTGGCGGATACGGTGACCCGCGCTCTGCTGCCCCATGAGGTACCCATCGGCGTGCTCACCGCGCTCATCGGCGGACCGGTATTCTGTTGGATCTTCAGCCGCTCGCGGAGGCTGGCCCGTGGATAA
- a CDS encoding sirohydrochlorin cobaltochelatase, with the protein MTLLRNSIFLLLALLLAVPAQAGHHDEGPVKPAIVLAAFGTSYPEAVKSILNIKAKVEAANPGVPVRLAFTSNIIRRIWQKRQNDAAWKNAHIDIPEEVLYVKHPLATIADLQNDGFRDITVQSLHVFAGEEFHDLTTLVGSLGSIRTLKPRHAPFVRLALGRPALGMPGEAHPYTEDLAKAAKTLKADVEHARKLDAALVYMGHGNDYFSTGIYSEFQKVLQAEYDYPIYIGCVEGFPGFDDMAKTLKAAGKKNILLKPFMIVAGDHATNDMAGDEDDSWKVMLTKAGYKVTPDLNGLGMNDAWAGLYVDHVKDAMAAQPDAK; encoded by the coding sequence ATGACTTTGCTCAGAAACTCCATCTTCCTGCTTCTCGCCCTGCTGCTGGCCGTTCCGGCGCAGGCCGGACACCATGACGAAGGCCCGGTCAAACCGGCGATCGTCCTGGCCGCCTTCGGTACGTCCTACCCCGAAGCGGTCAAATCCATCCTGAACATCAAGGCCAAGGTGGAAGCGGCCAACCCCGGCGTTCCCGTGCGCCTGGCCTTCACCTCCAACATCATCCGCCGCATCTGGCAGAAGCGCCAGAACGACGCGGCCTGGAAAAATGCGCACATCGACATCCCGGAGGAGGTCCTGTACGTCAAGCACCCGCTGGCCACCATCGCCGACCTGCAGAATGACGGCTTCCGGGACATCACCGTGCAGTCCCTGCATGTCTTCGCGGGCGAGGAATTCCATGACCTGACCACTCTGGTCGGCTCGCTTGGGTCAATCCGTACCCTGAAGCCCCGCCATGCGCCCTTTGTCCGCCTGGCACTCGGCCGTCCGGCTCTGGGCATGCCCGGCGAGGCCCATCCCTACACCGAGGATCTGGCCAAGGCGGCCAAGACCCTGAAGGCCGACGTGGAACACGCCCGCAAGCTGGACGCCGCGCTGGTCTACATGGGCCACGGTAACGACTACTTCTCCACCGGTATCTATTCCGAATTCCAGAAGGTCCTGCAGGCCGAATACGATTATCCCATCTACATCGGCTGCGTGGAAGGCTTCCCCGGATTCGACGACATGGCCAAGACCCTCAAGGCAGCGGGCAAGAAGAATATCCTGCTCAAGCCGTTCATGATCGTGGCCGGAGACCACGCCACCAACGACATGGCGGGCGACGAGGACGACTCCTGGAAGGTCATGCTGACCAAGGCCGGTTACAAGGTCACCCCGGACCTCAACGGGCTGGGCATGAACGACGCCTGGGCCGGGTTGTATGTGGATCACGTCAAGGACGCCATGGCCGCACAGCCGGACGCGAAATAG
- a CDS encoding ATP-binding protein produces the protein MQDSIIQCIEDIEQQILEVDATGQGVDAVVDALGLSCMQLSSAGVIALLDMLKDGITPVNSDIITSLLGICEAQKKFYFALGGLLDGSADALAKIKSAPAAKVVEESEEDAAKAFEEPPTAEAEAPEEEDAPAETKADAKPEAKPEPKADAKGGSSAISSIRVATDRLDRVIELVGKLMVTYAVIAQGGATSMTQMASSLRELDNVITRLQQEVNAIRLVPLKQIFMPMHRLVKSLSQKIGKKLDFEVKGDDLALDKTIVESLNEPLVHLLRNAVDHGLEDPEGRKAAGKSESGTVTLSAWRKGDSAFIQVSDDGRGLDPDRILAKALEKGLADPDKEYETEEILQFVLQSGFSTAEKITDVSGRGVGMDAVVNAIKVALDGEVSIESTLGKGAAFTIVVPLDRSANEGIVDALVCKVGGDTFIMPSRDVVEIYMPRRNDVVALPDGRETVDVRGEVHSLLRLADLLELTPEIDNIEMAQAIVVRVGDYKGAILVDEVLRQQQVVITGFTVPVHEIFEIPILGYGMMGESDALVIDAEEMIQQFQERIAKAAQSSLT, from the coding sequence ATGCAGGACAGCATTATCCAGTGCATCGAGGACATCGAACAGCAAATCCTCGAAGTGGACGCCACCGGCCAGGGAGTCGACGCGGTGGTGGACGCACTCGGCCTGTCGTGCATGCAACTCTCCTCCGCCGGGGTCATCGCCCTGTTGGACATGCTGAAGGACGGCATAACGCCGGTCAACAGCGACATCATCACCTCTCTGCTCGGTATCTGCGAGGCCCAGAAAAAATTCTACTTCGCGCTGGGCGGCCTGCTCGATGGCAGCGCCGATGCCCTGGCCAAGATCAAATCCGCCCCGGCCGCAAAGGTTGTCGAGGAATCCGAGGAAGACGCGGCCAAGGCCTTTGAGGAACCGCCAACCGCCGAGGCCGAAGCCCCGGAGGAAGAGGACGCCCCCGCGGAAACCAAGGCCGACGCCAAGCCCGAAGCCAAGCCCGAACCCAAAGCCGACGCCAAAGGCGGGTCCTCGGCCATCTCATCCATCCGCGTGGCCACGGACCGTCTGGACAGAGTCATCGAACTGGTGGGCAAGCTCATGGTCACCTATGCGGTCATCGCCCAGGGCGGGGCCACCAGCATGACCCAGATGGCTTCCAGCCTGCGCGAGCTGGACAACGTCATCACCCGGCTCCAGCAGGAGGTCAACGCCATCCGTCTGGTGCCGCTCAAGCAGATTTTCATGCCCATGCACCGGCTGGTCAAGAGCCTGTCCCAGAAGATCGGCAAGAAGCTCGACTTCGAGGTCAAGGGCGACGACTTGGCACTGGACAAGACCATTGTGGAATCCCTGAACGAGCCGCTGGTCCACCTGCTCAGAAACGCGGTGGACCATGGTCTGGAAGACCCGGAGGGCCGAAAGGCCGCGGGCAAGTCCGAAAGCGGCACCGTGACCCTGTCCGCATGGCGCAAGGGCGACAGCGCCTTCATTCAGGTGAGCGACGACGGGCGCGGGCTGGATCCGGACCGTATTTTGGCCAAGGCCCTGGAAAAGGGACTGGCCGACCCGGACAAGGAATACGAAACCGAGGAAATCCTCCAGTTCGTGCTCCAGAGCGGTTTTTCCACTGCTGAAAAAATCACCGATGTATCCGGACGCGGCGTGGGCATGGACGCCGTGGTCAACGCCATCAAGGTCGCCCTGGACGGCGAGGTGTCCATCGAGAGCACGCTCGGCAAGGGCGCGGCCTTCACCATCGTCGTCCCCCTGGACCGCTCGGCCAACGAAGGCATCGTGGATGCTCTGGTCTGCAAGGTGGGCGGCGACACCTTCATCATGCCCAGCCGCGACGTGGTCGAAATCTACATGCCTCGGCGCAACGACGTGGTCGCCCTTCCCGACGGCCGTGAAACCGTGGACGTGCGCGGCGAAGTCCACTCCCTGCTCCGGTTGGCCGATCTCCTTGAGCTGACCCCGGAGATCGACAACATCGAGATGGCACAGGCCATAGTGGTCCGGGTGGGCGACTACAAGGGCGCCATCCTGGTCGACGAAGTCCTCCGGCAACAGCAGGTGGTCATCACCGGCTTCACCGTACCGGTACATGAAATTTTCGAAATCCCCATCCTCGGCTACGGCATGATGGGTGAATCCGACGCCCTGGTCATCGACGCCGAGGAAATGATCCAGCAATTCCAGGAGCGCATCGCCAAGGCGGCGCAGTCGTCCTTGACATAA
- a CDS encoding Hpt domain-containing protein — protein sequence MSEDPMVEEFFSEVNDKYYPQVMEGLEMLEGDDLAQGIEILARPLHTIKGVTGFMAGFEEASHFTHKIEDFLKKVQAGEVESTSTNVTLLSRGVNMIFQVLEQLREGDTDTGEREEVLALIKEASTSEQSEGESLGAGVDVETREGVTVIKVKDPRVHLEGHFKPIISAILFIEPGDSVLLDLSDVLTFGSGAWAAVASMGTTFKIAACGLSPDAKQTLIGWGFDKTISVYPDRETYFTTQ from the coding sequence ATGAGCGAAGACCCGATGGTTGAGGAGTTCTTCTCCGAAGTCAACGACAAGTATTACCCCCAGGTGATGGAGGGACTCGAGATGCTCGAGGGCGACGATCTGGCCCAGGGCATCGAGATCCTGGCTCGTCCCCTGCACACCATCAAGGGTGTCACCGGCTTCATGGCAGGATTCGAGGAAGCCTCCCATTTCACCCACAAAATTGAAGATTTTCTGAAAAAGGTGCAGGCCGGAGAAGTCGAATCCACTTCCACCAACGTGACCCTGCTCTCGCGCGGGGTGAACATGATCTTCCAGGTTCTGGAACAGCTGCGCGAGGGCGACACCGACACCGGGGAACGGGAGGAAGTCCTGGCCCTGATCAAGGAGGCTTCCACCAGCGAACAGTCCGAGGGGGAATCTCTCGGCGCCGGCGTCGACGTGGAGACCAGGGAAGGCGTGACCGTTATCAAGGTCAAGGATCCGCGCGTCCACCTGGAAGGCCATTTCAAGCCGATCATCTCGGCCATTTTGTTCATCGAACCCGGCGACTCCGTGTTGCTGGACCTCAGCGATGTGCTGACCTTCGGCTCCGGAGCCTGGGCCGCCGTCGCCAGTATGGGCACGACTTTCAAGATCGCCGCCTGCGGTCTGTCGCCCGACGCCAAGCAGACGCTCATCGGGTGGGGCTTCGACAAAACCATCTCAGTGTATCCCGACAGGGAAACCTACTTCACCACGCAATAA
- a CDS encoding response regulator, protein MRALIVEDEFLSRKVLRSFLMTLFEVDIVVNGREAVEAFKMGHDENRPYDLILMDIMMPEVDGIEALQKIRDLETTHNYRPRVKVIMTTALDDPRTVIRTFHDGEASAYIVKPVAKDKLYAELEKLGLLHK, encoded by the coding sequence ATGCGTGCACTTATTGTCGAAGACGAATTCCTCAGCCGCAAAGTTTTGCGGTCGTTCCTGATGACACTTTTCGAAGTGGACATCGTGGTCAACGGCCGGGAGGCGGTGGAGGCGTTCAAGATGGGCCATGACGAGAACAGGCCCTATGACCTGATCCTCATGGACATCATGATGCCCGAAGTGGACGGGATCGAGGCGTTGCAGAAGATTCGGGACCTCGAGACAACACACAACTACCGGCCGAGGGTCAAGGTCATCATGACCACGGCCCTGGACGACCCCAGGACGGTCATACGGACCTTCCACGACGGTGAGGCATCGGCCTACATCGTCAAACCGGTCGCAAAGGACAAGTTGTATGCCGAGTTGGAGAAACTCGGGCTTTTGCACAAGTAA
- a CDS encoding RNA methyltransferase, whose protein sequence is MPKEITEERKKRIDAVLSRRQKDLTLIMDNIWDPHNVSAVLRSCDAFGVAGVHLYYTDSQWPDLAQKSSASAKKWIERTEHVDAAEMVADLKSQGMQILRTGFSETAKPVMDFDFTRPTAVILSNEHRGTSPDLAKLVPDEVYIPMQGMVQSFNVSVAAAIILYQAFTQRNAEGMYDEPSFSKEEMESLKTQWYSR, encoded by the coding sequence ATGCCCAAAGAGATAACGGAAGAAAGGAAGAAACGTATCGATGCGGTGCTGTCCCGGCGGCAGAAGGATTTGACCCTGATAATGGACAACATCTGGGACCCTCACAATGTCTCGGCTGTCCTCAGGAGTTGCGACGCCTTTGGCGTGGCCGGTGTACATTTGTATTATACAGACTCGCAGTGGCCCGACCTGGCCCAGAAAAGCTCGGCCTCGGCCAAGAAGTGGATCGAGCGAACCGAGCATGTCGACGCGGCCGAGATGGTCGCTGATCTGAAGAGCCAGGGCATGCAGATTCTGCGTACCGGATTTTCGGAGACCGCGAAGCCGGTCATGGATTTCGACTTCACCCGTCCCACGGCGGTCATCCTGAGCAACGAGCACCGGGGAACATCCCCGGATCTGGCAAAGCTTGTTCCGGACGAGGTCTACATCCCCATGCAGGGCATGGTTCAGAGTTTCAACGTCTCGGTGGCTGCGGCCATCATATTGTACCAGGCGTTCACTCAGCGGAACGCCGAAGGCATGTACGACGAACCCTCCTTTTCCAAAGAGGAAATGGAGTCGCTCAAAACCCAATGGTATTCGAGGTAA